The Pirellulales bacterium region ACCAGTCGATGGCCGCGAGCACCTTTTGCACTTCGTAGCCGATGATGTGCCGCCCGAGATGATACGCCTGCCGATAAATCCACTCGCGGTGCGAATAGCCGGGATTGGGCCGGCCGCTGATCGGGTTGCCCGTGAAGCGATCGTCGCGATTGACGAGCGTCGGCACCACGACCAGACAGCCCGATTCCGCCAAGATACGGGCCGTTTGCAGCTTGGGCTCGACCCCGCTCTGCAGTCCCGTCAATTGTTCGGGCGTTTGATCGGCATCGCCGAGCACGACGACGCAGGCCGCGGGCGGCTTCTCGGGTTCCAAAAGCAGTCCTTCGCCCCACACGCCCTCCAACACGGGCCAGCGGACCTGGAAAATGCGATAGCCGGCCGTTTCGGCGACCAGCGCCGGACAATCGTCGTTGCCGAAGCGTTCCATCGAAGCTGGCAGCCGAGAATCAACGACGCCGATTTGCCGCGCGAAGCGTTGGCGGTTCGGCCCGACCGATTTTGCATACGCCTCGGCCGACGATGTATCGCGCTGCCAGTACTGGGACCGCAGCGCGATCGACTCCTCGATCTTGCGGTCGATAAGCCGATGAGCGCCGTCCAGCATGCGGGCCGACAGGTCGCCTTGCCAAGTCAGCGGCTGCGTGCCCGGCAAGCGGTCGTTTTCATCGGCCGTTGCCGCGGAAGCGAGCGAGAGAGCAAGCACGAACCCCAAGTTTCGTGCCGCGAGCGATCTCGATAGAAACGGCTTCACTATGCCTGAGCGGGCTGTGTTTGTTTGGCCGCCTTGATCGCCGCCGAAAGGCGCGATTTGAGCCGTGCGGCCGCGTTGCGATGAATAATCCGCCGCGATGCCGCCTGGTCGAGCTTCTTCGCGGCCACGCGGTACTGCTCTTGGGCTTGCATCGCGTTGCCGTCCGCCAGCGCCGAGCGGACCTTCTTCACGAGCGTTCTTAATGTGGCCTTGGCCGCGCGATTGCGGGTCCGGCGGCCGAGGTTCTGGCGGAGACGTTTCTTGGCGCTTTTGGTATTGGGCATAATTGGAACAAGCAGGAAAACAATGTTCGTCGTGGTCTGGCGCTGTTTACGGTGGGCCGGCGCTCGCAAGCTCGCTTGCCCCACCTTACGATGGTCTCCAGCCGCGGAAGCAGGTCAAGTCTCGCTATCTTCGCGTAATTTTTGGAGTTTGTCCAGACGTTCGCCCACGTCCTTGTAGGCAAAGTCGAGCCCCGCCAGGGCATTCAGGTGCTTCTCGGCTTTCTCGTAGTCCTTGACGCGGTCCATGCCCACGCAGCCGGCGCGATACATGGCCCGCTTGCGGTCGTCCATCGAGCGGTCGCTGATGTGCTCGATCGCTTCCTCATAGTGCGTCAAAGCCAGCTTGTATTGCTTGATGGCCTCGAAGCAGGCGCCCAGCCAAAAGAGCACCATCCCTTTGCGTTTGGGATCGGTGCGGGCTTCTTGCAAAATACGAATGCCTTCCTGAAAGTTCTTGGCGTGAAACAGGCGCACCCCCAGCTCATACTTGTAGCCCAGGTTTGTCGGATACCGCTCGCAACGGTTGCGATAGGTTTCGAGCTCCTTGTTGTTCAGCTCGTTTTTCATCCGGTTGTAAAGCTCGACGGCCTCGTCGCTGTTCTCGGCTTTGGCCCGCTTTTCGGCGATCAGCACCTGGTGCCGGGCATGCCGCAGCTCGACGTCTTCCAGATATTCCCGCACTTCAAGGCTGCCGCCCGACGCCTCCAGGCCGCGCTTCAGCACCGCCTCGGCCTGGGTGAACTGCTCTTGCTTCACGTGCAGATCGGCCAGCTCGAGGTACAGCGAGATATTCGCCGGGTCTTTGGCGATCCGCTTTTCAAGCTGCTGTTCGGGCGAAAGGCGCTGGCCGCCCGTCCCTTGCCGGTCGGCCATGGCCTGCTTGTCGGCCATCACCTCCGTACTGCTTTCGGCGTCTTCGTAACCGCCCTTGTGGATCGTCTTTTCGACCTGCAGATTGGCGATGGCGCGATGGGCCTCTTCGTCGTTCGGTTTGGCTTGCTGCACGCGCATCCAACAGGCGATCGCCTGGTCGAACTGTCCCTGCTTGGCCAGCGCGCGGCCCAGCAGCCGGTTGACTTCGGGGTCTTTGATGTCGGCTTCGAGCGCGCCTTTGAGCCAGACGATCTGGCACTCTTCGAATTGGAGGTGATCGCAAGCGTTGGCCATTTCCGCGAGCGTGCCCGTGTCCCAAGGATTCAGCTTGAGCACTTCCAGACCGCTGGCGATCACGCCCAGCCAGTCTTTGCGCTTGGAGGCGTAGGTCACGCCGCCCTTGGATTTTGCCGAGCGCATCGCGGCCAGTGCCGCGCCGCTCTTGTTGTTGTTATACTTTTTTTGGAGGTTGGCCAGGAAGTTTTGCGCGTAGAGCAGGTTGGCCGGGTCGCCGACCACGCACTGCGTAAACATCTGGGCGGCGTAATCGAAATTGCCGCTCGCCGATTTGCTGCTGCCCGCCTCAAAGCATTGTTGCAGCATCTTCCGCTTGCCCGGCGGAATGGGTTGCCTGCCTTTGGTGTCTTCAGCCATGCTCGAATGGAAGGAAAAAGGTTGCCCGCCGCCGTGACGGACGCAATCGCGGAATCAGGGCACACTAACGATCGTTATTCTATCACCCGCCCAGTCGAAAACAACAAACCCCCCACGCGTGACCGCTTTGACTCGTGCCGAACAACCCGCCGCCGGCCGCGTTTACCTGGTAGGCGCCGGGCCGGGCGATCCGGGACTCATCACCCTGCGCGGCGTCGAGTGCCTGCGCCGGGCCGACGTGGTGCTCTACGATTACCTGGTCAACCCGCAAATCCTCGAACACGCCGCGCCCCAGGCCGAGCTAGCTTGCCTGGGCTGCCACGCCCAGGGGCGCATCTGGCCGCAGTCGGAAGTCAATCGACGGCTTGTGGCCGAAGCACGCGCCGGCAAAACCGTCGTCCGCCTGAAAGGGGGCGACCCGGCCGTGTTTGCACGGGCGGCCGAGGAGCTCGCGGCGCTGACGGAAGCGGGTATCGCGTTCGCGGTTGTGCCCGGCGTGACGGCCGCCTTGGCCGCCGCCAGTTACGCCGGCATCCCGCTCACGCACCGCGACGGCGCCTCGGCGGTGGCGTTGGTCACGGGCCACGAGGCCGACAAGGACGCGCCGGCACTCGATTATGCCGCGCTGGCGGCGT contains the following coding sequences:
- the rpsT gene encoding 30S ribosomal protein S20, with the protein product MPNTKSAKKRLRQNLGRRTRNRAAKATLRTLVKKVRSALADGNAMQAQEQYRVAAKKLDQAASRRIIHRNAAARLKSRLSAAIKAAKQTQPAQA
- a CDS encoding tetratricopeptide repeat protein, with translation MAEDTKGRQPIPPGKRKMLQQCFEAGSSKSASGNFDYAAQMFTQCVVGDPANLLYAQNFLANLQKKYNNNKSGAALAAMRSAKSKGGVTYASKRKDWLGVIASGLEVLKLNPWDTGTLAEMANACDHLQFEECQIVWLKGALEADIKDPEVNRLLGRALAKQGQFDQAIACWMRVQQAKPNDEEAHRAIANLQVEKTIHKGGYEDAESSTEVMADKQAMADRQGTGGQRLSPEQQLEKRIAKDPANISLYLELADLHVKQEQFTQAEAVLKRGLEASGGSLEVREYLEDVELRHARHQVLIAEKRAKAENSDEAVELYNRMKNELNNKELETYRNRCERYPTNLGYKYELGVRLFHAKNFQEGIRILQEARTDPKRKGMVLFWLGACFEAIKQYKLALTHYEEAIEHISDRSMDDRKRAMYRAGCVGMDRVKDYEKAEKHLNALAGLDFAYKDVGERLDKLQKLREDSET